Proteins found in one Streptococcus criceti HS-6 genomic segment:
- a CDS encoding DUF6287 domain-containing protein, with protein MKKSYKFVATFMLGTALLLTACHKNSSQSKDRPASTKTSQTSKARPQKGSSQNQSSSQASSNSQGNGETNNPSSSTNQSSANSQVTASSLDVTAIANGDFSSLVGTWQNANGDTLVFDNNGLVSDTQVISSQGVSGEKALFTIAPKDSEVGSAALFVIPAGVPTVGGKTYKQDALVAGQGESAEDTPYYRVG; from the coding sequence ATGAAAAAATCTTATAAATTTGTAGCTACGTTTATGCTAGGTACTGCCTTGCTATTAACGGCTTGTCACAAGAATAGTTCTCAAAGTAAAGATCGTCCAGCTTCTACAAAGACTAGCCAGACAAGTAAAGCAAGACCTCAAAAAGGAAGTTCACAGAATCAGTCCAGTTCCCAAGCTAGTAGTAATAGTCAAGGTAATGGAGAAACTAACAATCCATCAAGCTCTACAAATCAAAGTTCAGCTAATAGTCAAGTTACTGCTTCAAGTCTTGATGTTACTGCCATTGCTAACGGAGACTTCTCCAGTCTTGTTGGAACCTGGCAAAATGCTAATGGTGACACATTAGTTTTTGATAATAATGGTTTGGTCTCAGACACTCAAGTCATCTCTTCACAAGGTGTTAGCGGAGAAAAGGCTCTCTTTACGATTGCTCCAAAAGATTCAGAAGTAGGTAGTGCGGCCTTGTTTGTCATCCCTGCGGGTGTGCCAACTGTTGGAGGTAAAACCTATAAGCAAGATGCTTTGGTAGCAGGTCAAGGTGAGTCTGCAGAAGATACTCCATATTATCGAGTAGGCTGA